The nucleotide sequence CAGCACATTCTCTTAATAATGTTGCTGAGCCACCTCGAAAAATACCTGTTACCTGAAAAGATAATCCCAATCAAAACCTTATATGTTTCGGTTCTATGTATAGCATTTTAGCAAACGAGAGTTTCTTTCTCACCCCTTCGTTTTTAACGGTCTGAACAGCACAATCAAGAGGACTGTTGTATCTACGGAAGTTGGGAACCAAAGAATCAGTGCCTTGGATCTGCATTCTACACTGAAGAAAAACAACCAATGTCCTCAAAAACTCCAAGGAAGCCTATCAATGATATAAAATTGAACAGGACTAATCATAGCTCACCTTGACTAGCTCTGTTGGACATAATACAAAACTAATAATAGCTCCACCAAACATAGCAGATGGAACAATTATCTCTGGTCGTGGCCCATCATCTGGTAAACTTCCCTTTACAATAAAACAAAGgaagaaattaaaatactttGAATACAGTGAAAGATCATTGTGCCTGCAAAGTTTACCCGCAAGAAGAGCTTAGCCTGGGAGTATATTCCAAACATCAGTGAGCTTTCAAAGGCCATTCCAAGAAACGAAGATGTTGCTCCTCTGTAAAGTCCTTTCACCTAAATATCATTTTAAGTCAGTAACAAAAGGAAAATGAGTGAAGGAAAGAGACATAATATATAACAAGAGAGTGAAGGGAAACATACTCCTTCGGTTTGGAGGATCCTTGAAGCACAATGCAGACCGTTTTTGTATCTGAGACCTTCCACATCTGTGTTATGTTTCTGAAGTTTCACCTGACACAAGACACAAAACACCCCACAAAGAATCAATCTTTATCTCCTAAAGAGAAACAGGTTAAGAAGCTAATCCAGTGATCATAAAACTATGGAGAAATGGTTTTAagctaaacaaaaaatagtttttattccTAAAAATGCATCCGTAATAAGACAAAACCACATGAGCACGTAATTGGTCTAAACACAGAtgtgaagaaagaaagaaaaaaatcgaaATTGGGGATTTTGTAGAGAGAGATTACCTTGACGGTATCGAAAGGGTGGCCGACGGCGACTGTGGCGAGACCAGCATTCATTCCGGCGATGTATTCCttgtaaaaccctaaaccctctcccatcgtcgtcgtcttcctcctcctctctccCACCACGCCCCCGACCAGAAAAAGAAGACTTCACTATTGTGTTTTGTCCTTGTTTTCTAAACGGTTTATTACCGTTTATTATTGTTAACGGACAAACAACAATACAAACAGCCGTcttagctcagtggtagagcgCGTGACTTTTAATCCCGTGGCCGAGGGTTCGATCCCCTCAGACGGCGTATAAATTTTTCCAGTCATTGTGCATCCCTGCAAGAACATGTaagtaagaatttttttttttttttttaacttttctttCCCTTTTCCCCTTCATCTGCTTCCAAAGCAACCACCAAATACGATTAATATCAATATCATATAGGACCCCCCCTAGCACATTATTTCTATAAAGTtacaaacaaatgaaaaattaaatcaatatctttctttcttcttttttgggtCAAATCAGTTATCTTTCTAATCATGAAAAAAACTGTTTAAAACATAAACCA is from Brassica napus cultivar Da-Ae chromosome A4, Da-Ae, whole genome shotgun sequence and encodes:
- the LOC106447196 gene encoding mitochondrial arginine transporter BAC1; translated protein: MGEGLGFYKEYIAGMNAGLATVAVGHPFDTVKVKLQKHNTDVEGLRYKNGLHCASRILQTEGVKGLYRGATSSFLGMAFESSLMFGIYSQAKLFLRGSLPDDGPRPEIIVPSAMFGGAIISFVLCPTELVKCRMQIQGTDSLVPNFRRYNSPLDCAVQTVKNEGVTGIFRGGSATLLRECAGNAVFFTVYEYLRYHIHSRLEGSKLKDGYLVDMGIGVLTGGLGGIACWSAVLPFDVAKTIIQTSPDKATETNPFKVLRSIHKRAGVKGCYAGLGPTIVRAFPANAAAIVAWELSMKLLGIKRD